The Hymenobacter chitinivorans DSM 11115 genome contains a region encoding:
- a CDS encoding RDD family protein has product MQQDYLDQDYTDDRVENPSVFADLLDSPLALTLATSGQRFANSVIDTIAFYMLFFALAVVLGILSAVIGNAAIVDSLDGPLGTLLSLGVLFAYYFGMELLTGRTLGKLITRTRVVMEDGTKPTASAIAKRTLCRMIPFEAFSFLTDGPGMHDRLSNTRVVKTN; this is encoded by the coding sequence ATGCAACAGGACTACCTTGATCAAGACTACACCGACGACCGGGTTGAAAACCCTTCGGTATTTGCCGATCTGCTCGACTCTCCCCTGGCCCTGACCCTGGCCACCTCGGGCCAGCGCTTCGCCAACTCCGTTATTGACACCATTGCCTTTTACATGCTTTTCTTTGCCCTGGCCGTAGTCCTGGGCATTTTGTCGGCTGTTATCGGCAACGCGGCCATTGTTGACAGCCTGGATGGGCCCCTGGGTACGCTGTTGAGCCTAGGCGTGCTGTTTGCTTACTATTTTGGTATGGAGCTGCTCACGGGCCGCACGCTGGGCAAGCTCATCACCCGCACCCGGGTGGTAATGGAAGATGGCACCAAGCCCACGGCCTCGGCCATTGCCAAGCGGACCCTGTGCCGGATGATTCCCTTCGAAGCCTTCAGCTTTTTGACCGACGGGCCCGGCATGCACGACCGGCTGTCGAATACCCGGGTCGTGAAGACCAACTAA
- a CDS encoding stage II sporulation protein M → MREAVFLRQNEAKWRRYENEPPAGPDELAARFIELTDDLAYAQTFYPASTTTHYLNELTARLHQKLYKNKSETTTRFGHFWRHELPLLVAQHHRSMAWSLILFTLFTLLGGLSAAYDDTFVRVVLGDEYVNRTLENIERGDPMAVYKGASEAPMFLYITINNIYVALTAYALGATLGLGTVWALFRNGVMLGSFQYFFYQKGVLLPSLLTIWIHGTLEISAVVLAGGAGLVMGRSLLFPGTFSRADSFRQGARDGLKLALGLVPIFIVAGFLEGFVTRHTEMPMLLSLLIIGTSAAFIIWYFILYPRQLARRVRTS, encoded by the coding sequence ATGCGTGAGGCGGTATTTCTTCGGCAAAATGAAGCAAAATGGCGGCGCTACGAAAATGAGCCCCCCGCTGGTCCCGACGAGCTGGCCGCCCGCTTTATCGAGCTGACCGATGACTTGGCGTACGCCCAGACCTTTTACCCGGCTTCCACCACCACGCACTACCTGAATGAGCTGACGGCCCGCCTGCACCAGAAGCTCTACAAAAACAAGAGCGAAACTACCACGCGCTTCGGCCACTTCTGGCGCCACGAGCTGCCGCTGCTGGTAGCCCAGCACCACCGCAGCATGGCCTGGTCGCTGATCCTGTTTACGCTTTTCACTCTGCTAGGCGGACTCTCGGCCGCCTACGACGACACCTTCGTGCGCGTCGTGCTCGGCGACGAGTACGTGAACCGCACCCTGGAGAACATCGAGCGGGGCGACCCAATGGCCGTGTACAAGGGCGCGAGCGAGGCGCCGATGTTTCTCTACATCACCATCAACAACATTTACGTGGCCCTGACGGCCTATGCCCTGGGGGCTACGCTGGGTTTGGGCACGGTCTGGGCCCTGTTTCGCAACGGGGTAATGCTGGGCTCCTTCCAGTATTTTTTCTACCAGAAAGGGGTTCTGCTGCCCTCTTTGCTCACCATCTGGATTCATGGGACGCTGGAAATCTCGGCCGTGGTGCTGGCCGGCGGCGCCGGGCTGGTTATGGGGCGCAGCCTGCTGTTTCCCGGCACCTTCTCCCGGGCCGACTCCTTCCGGCAGGGCGCCCGCGACGGGCTGAAGCTGGCCCTGGGCCTGGTTCCGATTTTTATCGTGGCCGGCTTTCTGGAAGGCTTCGTGACGCGCCACACCGAAATGCCCATGCTGCTGAGCCTGCTGATTATTGGAACTTCGGCCGCTTTTATCATCTGGTATTTTATTCTGTATCCGCGGCAGCTGGCTCGCCGGGTCCGTACTTCCTGA
- a CDS encoding DUF4394 domain-containing protein: MKKNVTNPLLAFSKALLGFTIVGLTAAAAPAAAQTAYALTINQLGDYGLGTFQIATPGTFTPSLPITGLGADQELVGIDVRPATGQLFALGYNDNVTTNNAQLYTLAPTGALTPVGGLISLNLGRDGGTRVGFDFNPTVDRIRVTAGLTQANYRLNPVTGAVAATDGNLAYAATDANAGQVPGVGSSAYTNSYIGATGTTLFNLDDKFNRLVRQDPPNNGTLNTVGPLGEPINTNFQVSDLDIYFNPTSGQNEAYMSVSTISPTTFTATNLLFSVNLTTGAATAGRTLGANNGFSVVDIALAISRPTTLPVITGQLVYALAGTNLLTFDSAQPSLVRTAVGITGVDAAQTLVGLDVRPLNNALYALGYNSTAQTAQLYTINGTTGVATPTSGVFALALGTGGVSFDFNPTVDRIRVVGANRNNYRLNPVTGTLAATDGPVAYTTGTNTPTIGAVAYTNSFAGSTTTTLYNYDEVLNLLNTQSTANPPADGQLTTVGSSGIVANTNPANVDMDIYSTAGGTNSAYLVATTGTSANSSFYTVNLTTGAATSVGVIGNGITVRDIAVAAATGVTTGTRERTEVAGLGLYPNPLTAETRLAFTLAAPARVTLVVTDALGRQVDRIEAGRLGAGTQGIRWNSTSNLRQGVYFFQLLLDGQAAGTQRGVLLD; the protein is encoded by the coding sequence ATGAAAAAAAACGTTACAAACCCATTGCTGGCTTTTAGCAAAGCCTTACTCGGTTTCACAATCGTAGGCCTGACGGCCGCTGCCGCCCCGGCCGCCGCCCAAACCGCCTACGCACTCACCATAAACCAACTCGGGGACTACGGCCTGGGCACGTTCCAGATTGCGACGCCGGGCACATTTACCCCCTCGTTACCGATTACCGGCCTGGGCGCCGACCAGGAGCTGGTGGGTATTGATGTGCGGCCGGCCACGGGGCAGCTTTTTGCCCTGGGTTACAACGACAACGTTACGACTAACAACGCCCAGCTCTACACCCTGGCTCCCACGGGCGCCCTCACGCCGGTGGGCGGTCTGATCAGCCTGAACCTGGGCCGGGACGGCGGCACCCGCGTCGGCTTCGACTTCAACCCCACCGTGGACCGGATCCGCGTAACGGCGGGCCTGACCCAGGCCAACTACCGCCTGAACCCCGTGACCGGGGCCGTGGCCGCCACCGACGGCAACCTGGCCTACGCGGCAACCGACGCAAATGCTGGTCAGGTGCCGGGCGTGGGCTCGTCGGCTTACACCAACTCCTACATTGGGGCCACGGGCACCACGCTCTTCAACCTTGATGATAAGTTTAACCGGCTCGTGCGCCAGGACCCGCCCAACAACGGTACGCTCAACACCGTGGGGCCTTTGGGGGAACCAATCAACACTAACTTCCAGGTATCAGACCTCGATATTTACTTCAACCCGACTTCGGGCCAAAACGAGGCCTACATGTCGGTATCGACGATTTCCCCAACTACGTTCACGGCTACCAACCTCCTTTTCTCGGTCAACCTGACCACCGGCGCTGCAACGGCCGGCCGCACCTTGGGAGCCAATAACGGGTTCAGCGTAGTAGATATAGCTCTGGCTATCAGCCGGCCCACTACCTTGCCGGTCATTACCGGTCAGCTGGTGTACGCCCTGGCGGGTACCAACCTGCTTACCTTCGACTCGGCCCAGCCCTCGTTGGTGCGCACGGCCGTGGGCATTACCGGCGTCGATGCGGCCCAAACCCTGGTGGGCCTCGACGTGCGGCCCCTGAATAACGCCCTGTACGCCCTGGGCTACAACTCTACGGCCCAGACGGCCCAGCTTTACACCATCAACGGCACCACCGGCGTGGCTACCCCTACCAGCGGCGTGTTTGCCCTGGCCCTGGGCACGGGCGGCGTCAGCTTCGACTTCAACCCCACCGTGGACCGGATTCGGGTGGTGGGCGCTAACCGTAACAACTACCGCCTCAACCCGGTAACCGGTACGCTGGCCGCCACCGATGGCCCCGTAGCTTACACTACTGGCACCAACACGCCTACCATCGGCGCCGTGGCTTACACCAACAGCTTCGCGGGCTCTACCACCACCACGCTCTACAACTACGACGAAGTCCTGAACCTGCTCAACACCCAGAGTACGGCCAACCCGCCCGCCGACGGGCAGCTGACCACCGTGGGCAGCTCCGGCATCGTGGCCAATACCAACCCGGCCAACGTGGATATGGATATCTACAGCACCGCCGGGGGTACCAACTCGGCTTACTTGGTGGCTACCACGGGCACATCGGCCAATAGCTCCTTCTACACCGTGAACCTAACTACCGGTGCGGCCACTTCCGTGGGCGTCATCGGCAACGGGATTACCGTCCGCGACATTGCCGTGGCCGCCGCCACGGGCGTTACCACCGGCACCCGCGAGCGGACGGAAGTAGCTGGCCTGGGCCTCTACCCCAACCCGCTGACGGCCGAAACCCGCCTAGCCTTCACGCTGGCCGCCCCGGCCCGGGTGACGCTGGTCGTGACCGATGCCCTGGGCCGGCAGGTCGACCGGATTGAAGCGGGCCGTTTGGGCGCTGGTACCCAGGGTATCCGCTGGAACAGCACTTCAAACCTGCGGCAGGGTGTGTACTTCTTCCAGCTGCTGCTCGATGGCCAGGCGGCCGGTACCCAGCGCGGCGTCCTGCTCGACTAA
- a CDS encoding energy transducer TonB produces the protein MRFYFATLLVLLALPGLAQNGSIEKVNTKFEKGTVTDNRRTGRWEYYDGAGRLELIMNYDSSRVAYMPADTAHYIVWLDNAWNSIVPNRPPRMMASTVEYLLEAGKTIQIPQPQTEGRVVYSFVVNEQGRTEDLTVEEAMPTPFMEQTLRAFQKMPPQWIPAIARGRAVKTRCYFVVYFLKGSSSKLEKLSKSLPKLPKTYRSEIVVTALR, from the coding sequence GTGCGTTTCTATTTCGCAACTCTTCTCGTATTGCTGGCCCTGCCAGGCCTGGCTCAAAACGGCAGCATTGAAAAGGTTAACACCAAGTTTGAGAAGGGTACAGTTACTGATAATCGGCGCACCGGCCGCTGGGAATACTATGATGGTGCGGGCAGGCTAGAGCTGATTATGAATTATGATTCCAGCCGCGTTGCTTATATGCCCGCCGACACCGCGCATTATATCGTTTGGCTGGATAATGCGTGGAACTCTATTGTACCCAACCGCCCACCTCGCATGATGGCAAGCACGGTTGAGTATTTACTAGAAGCTGGCAAAACCATTCAAATCCCCCAACCGCAGACAGAGGGCCGCGTGGTGTACTCCTTCGTTGTGAATGAGCAAGGCCGGACGGAAGACCTAACCGTAGAGGAGGCTATGCCCACTCCCTTTATGGAACAAACGCTCCGGGCCTTTCAAAAAATGCCGCCCCAGTGGATACCGGCTATTGCCCGGGGCAGGGCCGTTAAAACGCGCTGCTATTTTGTTGTGTACTTTCTAAAGGGCAGCAGCTCTAAGCTTGAGAAGCTGAGCAAGTCGCTACCGAAGCTACCCAAAACATACCGTTCGGAGATAGTAGTCACGGCGCTGAGGTAA
- a CDS encoding RDD family protein: MSTIRVQTTQNVTLEYEVASVGERIVANIVDTLIIIGWAVAWVLLLTLLDIKEEAMFLIVALLVGLPYMFYHLLCEILFNGQSLGKKARHIKVIRLDGTPPRIGDYLLRWVLRIVDMGFMGGLVAVIVILANGKGQRVGDLAAGTCVVSTRPRQNVGSLLAPDLTDVNYVVVFPQAALLADHDVATIRQLLAKGLERDNYLFINEVANRVKQVTGVQTDLNDEAFLRTILRDHAHLAAQGS; encoded by the coding sequence ATGAGTACCATTCGCGTCCAGACCACCCAGAACGTCACGCTCGAATACGAGGTGGCCAGCGTTGGGGAGCGTATCGTGGCCAATATCGTTGATACCCTGATTATCATTGGTTGGGCAGTGGCCTGGGTGCTGCTGCTTACCCTGCTAGACATCAAGGAGGAGGCTATGTTTTTAATCGTGGCCCTGCTGGTAGGCCTGCCATACATGTTTTACCACCTGCTCTGCGAAATTCTGTTCAATGGCCAGAGCCTGGGTAAAAAAGCCCGGCACATCAAGGTTATCCGCCTCGACGGCACCCCGCCCCGCATCGGCGACTACCTGCTGCGCTGGGTGCTGCGCATCGTGGATATGGGCTTTATGGGCGGCTTGGTGGCGGTAATCGTGATTCTGGCTAACGGCAAAGGGCAGCGCGTCGGCGACCTGGCCGCGGGTACTTGCGTGGTCAGTACCCGCCCCCGCCAGAACGTGGGCAGCCTGCTGGCTCCCGACCTGACGGACGTCAACTACGTGGTGGTGTTTCCCCAGGCAGCCCTGCTCGCCGACCACGACGTGGCTACCATCCGGCAATTACTGGCCAAAGGGCTGGAGCGGGATAATTACTTATTCATCAACGAAGTGGCCAACCGCGTCAAGCAAGTAACCGGCGTGCAAACCGACCTGAACGACGAAGCCTTTCTGCGCACTATTCTGCGTGACCACGCCCACCTGGCCGCCCAGGGAAGCTAA
- a CDS encoding SDR family oxidoreductase — translation MKSVLITGANRGLGLELTRQYLERGDQVFAATRQPEGATDLQALGQQYPGQLVVLPLDVTRAESLTAAYEQVAAATDHLDILINNAGILPGHPGSGIDDSSETQKLGQLRYDDAMQVFATNAVGPLLVTQQFLPLLKAGHKSRVVSLSSGLGSLELKASGSHYHYSASKAAMNMYMRTLAAEAGHYGIISIMVDPGWMRTDMGGTGAALPAADSARGIIRLTDQLHAEENGSFVTWQGKPVAW, via the coding sequence ATGAAATCTGTGCTTATCACCGGGGCCAACCGCGGCCTGGGCCTCGAACTCACCCGGCAGTACCTGGAGCGCGGCGACCAGGTCTTTGCCGCCACCCGCCAGCCCGAGGGCGCCACCGACCTGCAGGCCCTGGGCCAGCAGTACCCCGGCCAGCTCGTGGTGCTGCCCCTGGACGTGACCCGGGCTGAGTCGCTAACGGCGGCCTACGAGCAGGTGGCCGCCGCCACCGACCACCTCGACATTCTGATCAACAACGCCGGCATCCTGCCCGGCCACCCCGGCTCGGGCATCGACGACAGTTCCGAAACCCAGAAGCTGGGCCAGCTGCGCTACGACGACGCCATGCAGGTCTTCGCCACTAACGCCGTGGGGCCGTTGCTGGTGACCCAGCAGTTCTTACCCCTGCTCAAGGCCGGCCATAAAAGCCGGGTGGTGAGCTTGTCGTCGGGGCTGGGCTCGTTGGAGCTCAAGGCCTCGGGCAGCCACTACCACTACAGCGCCAGCAAGGCAGCCATGAACATGTACATGCGCACTCTGGCCGCCGAAGCGGGCCACTACGGCATCATCTCCATCATGGTGGACCCGGGCTGGATGCGTACCGACATGGGCGGTACCGGCGCGGCCCTGCCCGCTGCCGACTCGGCCCGGGGCATCATCCGCCTCACCGACCAGCTTCACGCCGAGGAAAACGGCAGTTTCGTGACCTGGCAGGGCAAGCCGGTGGCCTGGTAA